From Cecembia calidifontis, one genomic window encodes:
- a CDS encoding DUF885 family protein, giving the protein MKKSILSFLLGIILTGSSLATELYPAISSYQADRGALARKYNNPLSDEYFQRFEKLFKDWLKALESMPYESYSLDGKMDYQLFKNHLEKELFFHQLAYEDFRQVSHVVDFKDDLEKFYQTRRMAVKPNAQEVAAMFTKTEKLIKAKWESMKKAKAFDSWQKADLASQSVEALRKSTEEAYNFYYDYDPEFTWWMKKPMESMNETLKAYAAFLKNHFENTVVKDDGSGIIGKPVGKLAIEKELAYNMIPYTAEELLKEGEKQYAWCEAEMIKASQELGFGRDWKAALEHVKNTYAPAGKWPQMVTEMAEEAIEFLESRDLLTIPDMAKETWRTTMMSAERQKVSPFFLGGETIIISYPTSTMTHEEKMMSMRGNNPHFSRATVQHELIPGHHLQQFMNQRHFPHRRVFNTPFWVEGWTLYWEFNLWDKNFPRNAEDRVGMLFWRMHRAARIVFSLNYHLGKWTPQQCIDFLVDRVGHEQANAEAEVRRSFEGSYGPLYQLAYMIGGLQVYGLRKEMVEGGKMTEKEFHDFFITQNYTPIELLRARMKGDIPKDFKSSWRFLD; this is encoded by the coding sequence ATGAAAAAAAGTATACTTTCCTTCCTATTAGGAATCATACTTACAGGAAGTTCATTGGCCACTGAGCTTTATCCTGCCATCAGCAGCTATCAGGCAGACAGGGGGGCATTGGCCAGAAAGTACAACAATCCCCTGTCCGACGAATACTTTCAGCGTTTTGAAAAACTATTCAAGGACTGGCTAAAAGCACTGGAAAGCATGCCTTATGAATCCTACTCTTTGGATGGGAAAATGGATTACCAACTTTTCAAAAACCATTTGGAAAAGGAGCTCTTCTTCCATCAATTGGCCTATGAAGATTTCAGACAGGTAAGTCATGTGGTAGATTTTAAAGATGACTTGGAAAAGTTTTACCAAACCAGAAGGATGGCGGTGAAGCCCAATGCCCAGGAAGTGGCTGCAATGTTTACCAAAACTGAGAAGCTGATCAAAGCCAAATGGGAATCCATGAAAAAAGCCAAAGCATTTGATTCCTGGCAAAAGGCGGACCTTGCTTCCCAAAGCGTGGAAGCATTGAGAAAAAGTACCGAAGAGGCCTATAACTTTTATTATGATTATGATCCGGAGTTTACCTGGTGGATGAAGAAGCCCATGGAGAGTATGAATGAAACCCTAAAGGCTTATGCTGCCTTTTTGAAAAACCATTTTGAAAATACTGTAGTCAAAGATGATGGTTCGGGTATTATCGGTAAACCTGTAGGAAAGCTCGCCATAGAAAAGGAACTGGCGTACAATATGATTCCATACACCGCAGAAGAATTATTGAAAGAAGGAGAAAAGCAATATGCCTGGTGTGAAGCGGAAATGATCAAAGCTTCGCAAGAACTTGGTTTTGGCAGAGATTGGAAAGCGGCCCTCGAACATGTAAAAAATACTTATGCCCCTGCCGGGAAATGGCCTCAGATGGTGACTGAAATGGCTGAGGAAGCCATTGAATTTTTGGAATCCAGAGACCTCTTAACCATTCCGGATATGGCCAAGGAAACCTGGAGAACTACCATGATGTCTGCAGAAAGACAAAAAGTAAGCCCTTTCTTCTTGGGCGGAGAAACCATCATCATTTCTTACCCCACTTCTACCATGACGCATGAGGAAAAAATGATGAGCATGCGGGGTAACAATCCCCATTTTTCAAGAGCTACTGTTCAGCACGAATTGATACCTGGCCATCACTTGCAGCAGTTTATGAACCAAAGACATTTTCCCCACAGAAGGGTATTCAATACACCATTTTGGGTAGAAGGATGGACACTGTATTGGGAATTCAACCTTTGGGATAAAAATTTCCCAAGAAATGCAGAGGATAGGGTCGGCATGTTATTCTGGAGAATGCACCGTGCAGCGAGGATTGTCTTTTCACTGAATTATCACTTGGGCAAATGGACGCCACAGCAATGTATTGATTTCTTGGTGGACCGCGTCGGTCATGAACAGGCCAATGCAGAAGCTGAAGTCAGAAGGTCTTTTGAAGGCAGCTATGGTCCCTTGTACCAATTGGCCTACATGATCGGAGGACTACAGGTATATGGTTTGAGAAAAGAAATGGTAGAAGGCGGCAAAATGACCGAAAAAGAATTCCATGACTTCTTTATTACCCAAAATTACACCCCCATCGAACTGCTCAGAGCAAGGATGAAAGGGGATATTCCAAAAGATTTCAAAAGTTCCTGGAGGTTTTTGGATTGA
- a CDS encoding helix-turn-helix domain-containing protein has protein sequence MSRKIISFQIPKSNKEFVRFQVDAGKHFYEKLHQHPQWQLTFIIEGKGQLMVGDYLGRFEPGDMFLFSANMPHVFRSDTEYFNPETDKRSLSHTLFFDFEALGKSLREVEEFAGLHQWIQQTKGCFAIQGSTKDKIKSTLMSFSDLQGLKKMLCALEILNGLQESQELNSLNRFIPQKDFTETEGKRMGHVMSFILSKSQSSISLQEVADVANLSKEAFCRFFKERTGKTFTEFLIQVRIHQACQLLQEKEWSISQIAYHTGFQNLSYFNRVFKKIQGETPKEYRSRMF, from the coding sequence ATGAGCCGGAAAATCATCTCCTTTCAAATCCCCAAGTCCAACAAGGAATTTGTCCGATTCCAAGTGGATGCAGGAAAGCATTTTTACGAAAAACTCCATCAACATCCTCAATGGCAGCTCACCTTCATCATCGAAGGGAAAGGGCAGCTGATGGTGGGAGACTACCTGGGAAGATTTGAGCCAGGTGACATGTTTCTGTTTTCAGCCAATATGCCTCACGTATTCCGGTCCGATACAGAGTATTTCAACCCAGAAACAGACAAGCGGTCCTTGAGCCATACCTTGTTTTTTGATTTTGAAGCTTTGGGAAAAAGCCTGAGGGAGGTGGAAGAATTTGCCGGTTTGCACCAGTGGATCCAACAGACAAAGGGCTGCTTTGCCATTCAAGGAAGTACTAAAGACAAGATCAAAAGTACCTTAATGAGTTTCAGTGACTTACAGGGATTAAAAAAAATGCTTTGCGCCTTGGAGATATTGAATGGCTTACAGGAATCACAGGAACTGAATTCCTTAAACAGGTTCATCCCCCAAAAGGACTTTACAGAAACAGAAGGCAAGCGCATGGGACATGTGATGTCCTTTATCCTTTCCAAAAGCCAAAGCTCAATAAGCCTACAGGAGGTCGCGGATGTTGCTAATTTAAGCAAAGAAGCTTTTTGTAGATTTTTCAAAGAAAGAACAGGCAAAACCTTTACTGAATTTCTTATTCAGGTTAGAATTCATCAAGCTTGCCAACTTTTGCAAGAAAAGGAATGGTCAATTTCACAGATCGCCTACCACACCGGTTTTCAGAATCTTTCTTACTTCAACAGGGTATTTAAAAAGATCCAGGGTGAAACTCCCAAGGAGTATAGGTCAAGAATGTTTTAA
- a CDS encoding dihydrodipicolinate synthase family protein has product MKWQGVFPALTTKFHQDGSLDMDMFFKNLDAQLDAGVHGIILGGTLGESSVLSLEEKIKLTTETVKYINGKVPVILNIAEGATKDAIFWAEKAKEMGASGLMLLPPMRYAADHREVVTYFKAVAHSTDLPIMIYNNPVDYKTLVTISMFEELADCENIQAIKESTRDISNVTRMRNRFGDRYKILCGVDTLAMEELVMGADGWVAGLVCAFPKETVAVYELVKAGKYDQALAIYRWFLPLLELDIHPKLVQYIKLAEQMAGVGTEWVRAPRLTLVGEERVKIENIIKRGLEHRPVV; this is encoded by the coding sequence ATGAAATGGCAAGGTGTATTTCCGGCATTAACGACCAAATTTCACCAGGATGGAAGCTTGGATATGGACATGTTTTTTAAAAACCTAGATGCGCAATTGGATGCGGGGGTACACGGGATCATTTTAGGCGGGACCTTGGGAGAATCCTCTGTTTTGTCCTTGGAGGAAAAAATAAAATTGACAACAGAAACAGTCAAATACATCAATGGGAAGGTTCCTGTAATCCTGAATATTGCAGAAGGCGCTACCAAAGATGCTATTTTCTGGGCAGAAAAGGCGAAGGAAATGGGTGCTTCGGGACTGATGCTTTTGCCCCCCATGCGTTATGCGGCAGATCATAGAGAAGTGGTGACCTACTTTAAGGCTGTAGCCCACAGTACTGATTTGCCCATAATGATCTACAACAATCCTGTGGATTACAAGACCTTGGTGACCATTTCCATGTTCGAGGAATTGGCCGATTGTGAAAATATTCAGGCCATCAAAGAATCCACCAGGGACATCTCCAATGTCACCCGTATGCGTAACCGTTTTGGGGACCGTTACAAGATCCTATGCGGTGTAGATACACTTGCCATGGAAGAATTGGTAATGGGAGCCGATGGATGGGTGGCCGGTTTGGTGTGTGCTTTTCCGAAGGAAACAGTTGCGGTTTATGAATTGGTAAAGGCAGGAAAATATGATCAGGCTTTGGCTATTTACCGTTGGTTTTTGCCGTTATTGGAGCTGGACATTCATCCCAAATTGGTTCAATATATCAAACTGGCAGAGCAGATGGCCGGCGTTGGAACAGAATGGGTAAGGGCGCCACGCCTGACTTTGGTAGGTGAGGAAAGGGTGAAGATAGAGAATATCATCAAGAGGGGATTGGAGCATAGACCGGTAGTTTGA